A genomic region of Serratia fonticola contains the following coding sequences:
- a CDS encoding cobalt-precorrin-6A reductase, with the protein MIHVFGGTSDARLICQLLDQAGEHYSLSVASDAGKQLAGSILGDVVVGRMDSDAIARYLRQKHIRWVIDASHPYANALSENVMIACDAQEVWLTRYQRPSEIDRISHPLLHKVDDVDEACRVAQTLGTRVLLTTGSKQLAQYQRGLQGKTLLVRVLPSAEVLVQCEALGLGIDNIIALRGPFSASFNRALYAFCQPDVVITKESGHEGGYLQKVEPCLALGIPCIVVRRPPSLAAERWNEQVGSLEAFAQRLSLWQQQRGK; encoded by the coding sequence GTGATCCACGTGTTCGGCGGCACCAGCGATGCGCGGTTGATTTGTCAGCTTCTCGATCAGGCTGGAGAGCACTACAGCCTGTCGGTGGCCAGCGATGCGGGCAAACAGCTGGCCGGGAGCATTCTCGGTGACGTGGTGGTGGGGCGTATGGATAGCGACGCGATAGCGCGCTATCTGAGACAAAAGCACATCCGCTGGGTGATCGATGCTTCCCATCCTTACGCCAATGCGCTGAGTGAAAACGTGATGATCGCCTGTGATGCCCAGGAGGTGTGGTTGACCCGTTATCAGCGCCCGAGCGAGATCGACCGAATATCTCACCCGCTGCTGCACAAAGTTGATGATGTCGACGAGGCCTGTCGGGTGGCGCAAACTCTGGGAACGCGGGTGCTGTTAACCACTGGCAGTAAACAACTGGCGCAATATCAGCGCGGTTTACAGGGAAAAACACTGTTGGTGAGAGTATTGCCCAGCGCTGAGGTGTTGGTGCAATGCGAAGCGCTGGGGCTTGGCATCGATAACATCATTGCGTTACGTGGCCCGTTTAGTGCGTCTTTTAATCGGGCGTTATATGCGTTTTGCCAACCGGACGTGGTTATTACCAAGGAGTCCGGTCATGAGGGGGGTTATCTGCAAAAAGTCGAACCCTGCCTGGCATTGGGCATCCCCTGCATTGTTGTGCGCCGTCCGCCTTCCTTGGCGGCAGAGCGCTGGAATGAACAGGTGGGCTCACTGGAGGCTTTTGCCCAGCGGTTGTCCCTGTGGCAGCAGCAACGAGGAAAATAA
- a CDS encoding precorrin-3B C(17)-methyltransferase, whose translation MLSVIGIGPGSETMMTQEAIEAIRDAEIIVGYKTYTHLVKSLTGDKQVIKTGMCKEIERCQVAIDLAMAGHKVALISSGDAGIYGMAGLVLELVGQQQLDLEVKLVAGITASIAAASLLGAPLMHDFCHISLSDLLTPWPVIEKRIIAAAQADFVICFYNPRSRGREGHLAKAFALMQPYKLPDTPVGVVKAAGRKKQEKWLTTLGEMDFTPVDMTSLVIVGNQTTYCRNGLMITPRGYAL comes from the coding sequence ATGTTAAGCGTAATCGGTATTGGACCCGGCAGTGAAACGATGATGACGCAGGAGGCCATCGAGGCGATCCGCGACGCTGAGATTATCGTTGGTTACAAAACCTATACCCACCTGGTGAAATCCCTGACCGGGGATAAACAGGTGATCAAAACCGGCATGTGTAAAGAGATAGAACGCTGCCAGGTGGCGATCGATCTGGCCATGGCGGGCCACAAAGTGGCGCTAATCAGCAGTGGGGATGCTGGCATCTACGGCATGGCCGGGTTGGTGCTGGAACTGGTTGGCCAGCAACAGTTGGATTTGGAGGTGAAGCTGGTAGCCGGGATCACCGCGAGTATTGCCGCCGCGTCATTGCTGGGGGCGCCGCTGATGCACGATTTCTGTCATATCAGCCTGAGCGATCTGCTTACTCCCTGGCCGGTGATCGAGAAACGGATTATTGCCGCCGCGCAGGCCGACTTTGTGATCTGTTTTTATAACCCACGCAGCCGTGGCCGGGAAGGGCATCTTGCCAAGGCTTTTGCGTTGATGCAGCCCTATAAATTGCCGGATACCCCAGTAGGGGTGGTGAAAGCGGCGGGGCGCAAAAAACAGGAAAAATGGCTGACAACGCTGGGTGAAATGGATTTTACCCCGGTGGATATGACCAGTCTGGTGATTGTTGGCAATCAGACCACCTATTGCCGTAACGGCTTGATGATTACGCCACGAGGCTACGCACTGTGA
- the cbiG gene encoding cobalt-precorrin 5A hydrolase — MNIVRPESIALFCLTPGGVRLAQRLQQHLPLSCFTSEKLLVPGFQPFNGSFGETLREAFRHYSALVVVGATGLTVRVIAPLVNDKLTDPAVVVIDERGQHVISLLSGHVGGANALTLFLAGLLGADPVITTATDVNQMAALDTLATQLDAEIQDFRHAVKTVNQQLVCGQKVGLWWDEPLRAEQERCDTRGFIPVADLQALPPLDALVCVSLRDRLPELPLPVYKLVPRRVVVGIGCRRATSLKVLIDLLQQQLADNHFDPMALRAIGSVSLKKDEPALQQLARCWRVPFEVFSCHELRRHEQRFPASDFVRATVGVGSVSQPVAWLMSEGKLVGNTLREQGVTMTLGVSY, encoded by the coding sequence ATGAATATCGTCAGGCCTGAATCCATCGCGCTTTTTTGCCTGACGCCGGGGGGCGTGCGATTAGCACAGCGTTTGCAGCAGCATCTGCCGCTCAGCTGCTTTACCAGTGAAAAACTGCTGGTGCCGGGCTTTCAACCGTTTAACGGCAGTTTTGGCGAGACACTGCGTGAGGCGTTCAGACACTATTCTGCGCTGGTGGTGGTGGGCGCAACGGGGTTGACGGTGCGGGTGATTGCGCCGTTGGTGAACGACAAGCTCACCGATCCTGCGGTGGTGGTGATCGACGAGCGTGGCCAGCATGTGATTAGCCTGCTGTCCGGCCACGTGGGGGGCGCCAACGCCTTGACGCTTTTCCTCGCCGGACTGCTGGGGGCCGACCCGGTGATCACCACCGCTACGGATGTCAATCAGATGGCCGCGCTGGATACGCTGGCTACGCAGTTGGATGCCGAGATACAGGATTTTCGTCATGCAGTAAAAACGGTTAATCAACAACTGGTCTGCGGCCAGAAAGTCGGGCTGTGGTGGGATGAGCCGTTACGGGCGGAGCAAGAGCGATGCGATACCCGAGGGTTTATCCCGGTAGCCGACTTGCAGGCGTTACCGCCGTTGGATGCTCTGGTTTGCGTCAGCCTGCGCGACCGACTGCCTGAACTGCCGTTGCCGGTTTACAAACTGGTTCCTCGCCGGGTGGTGGTGGGCATCGGCTGCCGCCGGGCTACCTCGTTAAAAGTCCTCATTGATTTACTTCAGCAGCAGTTGGCAGACAACCATTTCGATCCGATGGCCTTACGGGCGATCGGCAGCGTCAGTCTTAAGAAAGATGAACCGGCATTGCAACAGTTGGCGCGTTGCTGGCGAGTACCGTTTGAAGTGTTCAGTTGCCATGAACTGCGTCGCCACGAGCAGCGTTTTCCGGCATCTGACTTTGTGCGTGCCACGGTCGGCGTCGGTAGTGTTTCACAGCCGGTAGCCTGGCTGATGAGTGAGGGAAAACTGGTCGGCAACACCCTGCGTGAGCAAGGGGTCACCATGACATTGGGAGTGTCGTATTGA
- a CDS encoding cobalt-precorrin-4 methyltransferase: MSQHTDPQALWDTQKVWFVGAGPGDRELITLKGYRLLQSAQVVIYAGSLINTELLDYCPPQAELHDSAGLTLAQITTLMIDGVRAGKRVVRLQTGDLSLYGSIREQGEVLAEHGIGFVSVPGVSAFLGAAAQLGVEYTVPEVAQSLIITRIEGRTPMPPREQLASFAAHQTSMAIFLSVQNIERVVDQLLVGGYPAQTPVAVVYKATWKESQTVRGTLEDIAQKVCAAGINKTALILVGAFLGEEYHYSKLYDAGFSHEYRQA; the protein is encoded by the coding sequence ATGTCTCAGCACACTGATCCCCAAGCCCTTTGGGATACACAAAAAGTCTGGTTTGTTGGCGCAGGGCCGGGAGATCGCGAACTGATCACCTTGAAAGGTTACCGCCTGCTGCAATCGGCTCAGGTGGTGATTTATGCCGGTTCCCTGATCAACACCGAACTGCTGGACTATTGCCCGCCACAGGCCGAACTTCACGACAGTGCCGGACTGACGCTAGCGCAAATCACCACGCTGATGATTGATGGCGTCCGCGCAGGCAAGCGGGTTGTTCGGTTGCAAACCGGCGATCTCTCGTTGTATGGCTCCATTCGCGAGCAGGGCGAAGTGCTGGCCGAGCACGGTATCGGGTTTGTCTCCGTTCCTGGCGTAAGTGCCTTCCTCGGGGCTGCGGCCCAACTTGGCGTGGAATATACCGTTCCGGAAGTGGCGCAAAGCCTGATTATTACCCGTATTGAAGGGCGCACACCAATGCCGCCACGTGAACAACTGGCTTCTTTTGCTGCCCATCAGACCTCGATGGCCATTTTTCTTTCCGTGCAGAATATTGAACGAGTGGTAGATCAGTTACTTGTTGGGGGCTATCCAGCGCAAACGCCGGTAGCGGTGGTGTATAAGGCCACCTGGAAAGAGAGCCAAACGGTACGCGGCACGTTGGAAGATATCGCGCAAAAGGTCTGTGCCGCGGGCATTAATAAAACCGCGCTGATCCTGGTGGGGGCATTTCTGGGTGAAGAATATCACTACTCCAAACTCTACGATGCGGGGTTCAGCCATGAATATCGTCAGGCCTGA
- a CDS encoding decarboxylating cobalt-precorrin-6B (C(15))-methyltransferase: MKDNVFLRGQRVPMTKEPVRLLALERLELASAAHFIDIGAGTGSVALEAAMRFPWLQVTAIERNPAALSLISENRLRLGCDNVTVMAGSAPMAWETKADAIFIGGSGGQLTALIDWALERLYPGGRLVFTFILLNNFSEALACLQTRDVAEISGEQVQFSTLTSLGSGHYFKPNNPTYLISCYKEGSDVSAH; encoded by the coding sequence ATGAAAGATAACGTTTTTTTACGTGGTCAACGTGTGCCTATGACCAAAGAACCGGTACGGTTGCTGGCGCTGGAAAGGCTGGAACTGGCCAGTGCGGCACATTTTATCGACATCGGTGCCGGTACCGGCAGCGTTGCGCTGGAAGCGGCGATGCGTTTCCCCTGGTTACAAGTGACGGCCATTGAACGTAACCCGGCGGCGTTGTCATTGATTAGCGAAAATCGTCTGCGATTGGGGTGTGACAATGTGACGGTGATGGCGGGATCCGCGCCGATGGCATGGGAGACAAAAGCCGATGCCATTTTTATCGGGGGGAGCGGCGGGCAACTGACGGCATTGATCGATTGGGCGCTGGAGCGGCTATATCCCGGGGGCCGTCTGGTTTTTACCTTCATTTTACTCAACAACTTCAGCGAGGCTTTGGCCTGTCTGCAAACGCGTGATGTGGCGGAAATCAGCGGCGAACAAGTGCAGTTCTCAACCCTGACCTCACTGGGGAGTGGCCACTATTTCAAGCCTAATAACCCCACCTATCTTATCTCTTGCTACAAGGAGGGAAGCGATGTCTCAGCACACTGA
- a CDS encoding cobalt-precorrin-7 (C(5))-methyltransferase yields MITVVGVGPGHAQCLTLEAQDAISSADVLVGGARHLVTFATFRHKTRAIDGDLASLLAWLRQVHAGQRIVVLASGDPLLYGIGKWLAAHFMPQELHIIPGISAIQYLCARIPLDMNELYLTSSHGRTPDFDWLLQHDKVAMVTDTTIGPRAIANAIIQRGLTRSLIIGENLSLPTERIYRLQPAAVAPCYDLNVVVILNER; encoded by the coding sequence ATGATCACCGTTGTGGGTGTCGGGCCCGGTCATGCTCAATGCCTGACGCTAGAGGCACAGGACGCGATTTCGTCTGCGGATGTGTTGGTTGGCGGTGCGCGTCATTTGGTGACCTTTGCCACTTTCCGACATAAAACCCGTGCCATTGATGGCGATCTTGCCAGTTTGTTGGCGTGGTTACGTCAGGTTCATGCCGGCCAGCGCATTGTCGTGCTGGCGTCCGGCGATCCGCTGCTATACGGCATTGGCAAATGGTTGGCAGCGCATTTTATGCCGCAAGAGTTGCACATTATTCCCGGCATCAGCGCCATTCAATATCTCTGTGCCCGAATCCCTTTGGACATGAACGAGCTCTATCTCACCAGCAGCCATGGTCGTACCCCTGATTTCGACTGGCTGTTGCAGCACGACAAGGTCGCGATGGTGACCGATACCACCATCGGGCCACGGGCCATTGCCAACGCCATTATTCAGCGTGGCCTGACGCGCAGCCTGATTATTGGGGAGAACCTGTCTCTGCCCACGGAACGGATTTATCGCCTGCAGCCAGCGGCGGTAGCGCCGTGCTATGACCTCAACGTAGTGGTGATCCTCAATGAAAGATAA
- the cbiD gene encoding cobalt-precorrin-5B (C(1))-methyltransferase CbiD, with protein sequence MNLAEQQESVWHNGKRYRKGYTTGSCATAAAKVAALMVLRQQIIHQVTIVTPSGVALNLSVEQPLIEGQQATAAIRKDGGDDVDATHGMLIFARVTLEEGHQQILLRGGEGVGTVTRKGIGLAVGSAAINRTPRQTIEAAVREVIGPLRGAVVEIFAPEGAERARKTYNGRLGILGGISIIGTTGIVTPMSEESWKRSLALELEMKRAAGLDKVILVPGNHGERFVREQLGLDGHWVVTMSNFVGYMLQECVRLGFRHVLLVGHPGKLIKVAAGIFHTHSHIADGRMETLIAHLALMGAPVELLRQIEQCDTTEAALELIAEHGWQAVYSRIAQRICLRVQEMLRFSTHPPVCDAILFSFDQQILGCNRPLNAIREAMR encoded by the coding sequence ATGAACCTGGCCGAACAGCAAGAGAGTGTCTGGCATAACGGCAAGCGCTACCGCAAAGGGTATACCACGGGTTCCTGTGCCACGGCAGCAGCGAAGGTTGCTGCGCTCATGGTACTGCGCCAGCAGATTATTCATCAGGTTACGATCGTGACGCCCTCTGGTGTGGCACTTAATTTGAGCGTCGAGCAGCCGTTGATCGAAGGCCAGCAGGCTACGGCAGCGATCCGTAAAGACGGCGGAGATGATGTAGACGCCACCCACGGCATGTTGATTTTTGCCCGCGTTACGCTGGAGGAGGGGCATCAGCAGATCCTGTTACGGGGAGGCGAAGGGGTTGGCACCGTTACCCGCAAAGGTATTGGCCTGGCTGTAGGCAGCGCGGCGATCAACCGCACACCGCGTCAGACCATTGAGGCCGCAGTGCGTGAGGTTATTGGCCCATTGCGTGGCGCAGTGGTGGAAATTTTTGCGCCGGAAGGGGCTGAGCGGGCGCGTAAAACCTATAACGGTCGACTGGGGATCCTGGGGGGAATTTCCATCATTGGCACCACCGGGATTGTTACCCCGATGTCGGAAGAAAGTTGGAAACGTTCACTGGCGCTGGAGCTGGAGATGAAACGCGCTGCGGGGCTGGACAAGGTGATTCTGGTTCCGGGTAATCACGGCGAACGCTTTGTGCGCGAACAGTTGGGTCTGGATGGGCACTGGGTGGTGACCATGAGTAATTTTGTCGGTTACATGCTGCAGGAGTGTGTGCGATTAGGGTTTCGTCATGTGTTGCTCGTTGGGCACCCAGGGAAGTTGATCAAGGTGGCTGCCGGGATCTTCCATACTCACAGCCATATTGCCGACGGGCGAATGGAGACGCTGATTGCTCATTTGGCGCTGATGGGCGCTCCCGTTGAACTGTTACGGCAGATTGAGCAGTGCGATACCACGGAAGCAGCTCTGGAATTGATCGCTGAGCACGGCTGGCAGGCGGTTTATTCACGTATTGCCCAGCGGATTTGTCTGCGGGTGCAGGAAATGCTGCGTTTCAGCACACACCCTCCTGTCTGCGATGCCATCCTCTTCTCTTTCGATCAACAGATCCTGGGATGTAACCGACCATTGAATGCGATCCGGGAGGCGATGCGATGA
- a CDS encoding cobalt-precorrin-8 methylmutase: MDYIKQPQRIEQQSFKIIDEMIAQQRPDYRFANAWQEAVIKRVIHTTADFDWLDILWFSPGVMQALIDGLRQGCTLYTDTTMALSGINKTLLQQFGCECCCYISDPRVVAAAKAQGITRSMAAVDIALAESGKKLFVFGNAPTALFRLLEQQADPLAVIGVPVGFVGAAESKAALKSRALPSIVACGRKGGSNVAAAIINATLYWMREGK; this comes from the coding sequence ATGGATTACATCAAACAACCGCAACGCATCGAACAACAAAGCTTCAAGATTATCGACGAGATGATCGCCCAGCAACGGCCAGACTATCGCTTTGCCAATGCCTGGCAGGAAGCGGTGATTAAACGGGTGATCCACACCACCGCCGATTTCGACTGGTTGGATATTCTTTGGTTTTCCCCCGGCGTCATGCAGGCGCTTATCGACGGATTACGCCAAGGTTGCACGCTGTATACCGATACCACGATGGCGTTGTCCGGCATCAATAAAACCCTGCTGCAACAGTTCGGTTGCGAATGCTGCTGCTATATCAGTGACCCACGTGTCGTGGCAGCGGCGAAAGCGCAGGGCATCACCCGCTCAATGGCGGCGGTAGACATTGCGCTGGCAGAAAGTGGAAAGAAGCTGTTTGTCTTCGGCAATGCGCCGACTGCGCTGTTTCGCCTGTTGGAACAGCAGGCTGACCCACTGGCGGTGATCGGCGTGCCGGTCGGGTTTGTCGGCGCGGCGGAATCCAAGGCCGCGTTAAAGAGCCGCGCATTGCCGAGCATTGTGGCCTGCGGACGCAAAGGCGGCAGCAACGTTGCAGCCGCCATCATCAATGCCACGCTTTACTGGATGCGGGAGGGGAAATGA
- the cbiB gene encoding adenosylcobinamide-phosphate synthase CbiB, whose protein sequence is MTLMAWFVAYLLDSLLGDPPHWPHPVRWIGNLINTLQRLIRRVCHSESRLKIGGGVLWLSVVGTTWLVSWFFLFLMSRIHPWLGWLAEVWLIYTLLAGRCLEDAAMEVYRALQSAGIEESRRKLSWIVGRDTSQLEAPQITRAVVETVAENSVDGVIAPLFFLMLGGAPLAMAYKAVNTLDSMVGYKTPKYRAMGYVSARMDDLANWIPARLSWLLLSVAAWLTGLNYRQALRIGWRDRYQHTSPNCAWSEATVAGALGVQLGGANNYFGQRVEKPWMGERCREIALADIPRSTHLMMMASLLALLLFAWLRLLWVGA, encoded by the coding sequence ATGACGCTGATGGCCTGGTTTGTCGCATACCTGCTCGACAGCCTGTTGGGCGATCCGCCGCATTGGCCACACCCGGTTCGTTGGATCGGCAACCTGATTAACACGCTGCAACGTCTTATCCGCCGGGTATGCCATAGCGAGAGCAGGTTAAAGATCGGTGGTGGGGTGTTATGGCTCAGCGTGGTGGGAACAACCTGGCTGGTTAGCTGGTTTTTTTTATTCCTGATGAGCCGTATTCATCCGTGGTTAGGATGGCTGGCTGAGGTGTGGCTGATTTACACCTTGCTGGCCGGGCGTTGCCTGGAGGATGCCGCGATGGAGGTCTATCGCGCGCTGCAATCGGCCGGGATCGAAGAGAGCCGCCGCAAGCTGTCATGGATTGTCGGACGGGATACTTCGCAACTGGAAGCGCCGCAAATTACCCGTGCCGTGGTAGAGACGGTGGCAGAAAACAGCGTGGATGGGGTGATTGCGCCGCTGTTCTTCCTGATGCTCGGTGGTGCGCCCTTGGCGATGGCTTATAAGGCGGTCAATACCCTGGATTCGATGGTGGGCTATAAAACGCCGAAATACCGCGCCATGGGTTATGTTTCGGCACGTATGGACGACCTTGCCAACTGGATACCCGCCAGGCTCAGCTGGTTGTTGCTCAGCGTTGCTGCGTGGCTGACTGGGTTGAATTATCGCCAAGCCCTGCGCATTGGCTGGCGCGATCGTTATCAGCATACCAGCCCGAATTGCGCCTGGTCGGAGGCGACAGTCGCCGGGGCGCTGGGTGTGCAGTTGGGCGGTGCCAACAATTACTTCGGCCAGCGGGTCGAAAAGCCCTGGATGGGTGAGCGTTGCCGGGAGATCGCGCTCGCGGATATCCCCCGCAGCACGCATTTGATGATGATGGCCTCGCTGCTGGCACTGCTGCTGTTTGCCTGGCTGCGCCTGCTGTGGGTTGGTGCTTAA
- a CDS encoding cobyrinate a,c-diamide synthase, with protein sequence MQSTGKKAFLIAGTGSGCGKTTLTLGILRALKQRSLRVQPFKVGPDYLDTGWHSAVSGVPSRNLDAFMLPVATLNGLYNQHMRHADVAVIEGVMGLYDGYGIDPDECSSAGMAKQLDCPVILLLDGKAVSTSAAATVLGFRQFDPALNLAGVIVNRVNSQAHYQLLRQAIERYCGIPVLGRLPTMDDVALPSRHLGLIPAQEGKSDDLHWQRLAQQVEASIDLDRLLALTTSVCQPVGTPPVLPDPALAEGLTLALAEDEAFNFYYPDNLDLLEQAGVRIQRFSPLYDRRLPDCQMLYLGGGYPEVHAARLAANVQMHAALQAAHRQQLPIYAECGGLMYLSDGLTDNAGVRHSMSGILPGESHMGERLTRFGYCQWQARTDTLLAARGETLRGHEFHYSDFTSSLPPAFDCAKWRDGVAVQRWRGGYQLGHTQASYLHVHFAQRPSMLERWLTTARSVL encoded by the coding sequence ATGCAGTCAACGGGTAAGAAGGCTTTTCTCATTGCGGGTACGGGCAGTGGTTGTGGCAAAACTACGCTGACGCTCGGTATTTTGCGCGCACTGAAACAGCGCAGTCTGCGTGTTCAACCGTTCAAGGTTGGCCCCGACTACCTTGATACTGGCTGGCACAGCGCCGTTTCCGGGGTGCCTTCCCGCAATCTGGATGCCTTTATGCTGCCGGTTGCCACGCTCAATGGCCTGTATAACCAACATATGCGTCACGCCGATGTTGCGGTGATCGAAGGTGTGATGGGGCTGTATGACGGTTATGGCATCGATCCTGATGAATGCAGCAGCGCCGGGATGGCCAAACAGCTTGACTGCCCGGTGATCCTGCTGCTGGATGGCAAAGCGGTATCAACCTCAGCCGCGGCCACCGTGCTCGGTTTCCGTCAGTTTGATCCCGCGTTAAACCTGGCGGGTGTCATCGTTAACCGGGTGAACTCTCAGGCGCATTATCAACTGCTTCGCCAAGCGATAGAACGCTATTGTGGGATCCCGGTGCTGGGGCGGTTGCCAACGATGGACGATGTGGCCTTGCCATCGCGCCATCTGGGATTGATACCGGCTCAGGAAGGGAAGAGTGATGATCTGCACTGGCAACGGCTGGCGCAGCAGGTTGAAGCAAGTATCGATCTCGATCGGCTGCTGGCGCTGACTACCTCGGTCTGTCAGCCCGTAGGGACCCCGCCGGTATTACCCGATCCGGCTTTGGCGGAGGGATTAACCCTGGCGCTGGCCGAAGATGAAGCCTTCAATTTTTACTATCCAGATAACCTCGATTTGCTGGAACAGGCGGGCGTTCGCATCCAGCGTTTCAGCCCGTTGTACGATCGTCGGTTACCGGATTGCCAGATGCTGTATCTCGGCGGTGGCTACCCCGAAGTCCACGCCGCCAGGCTGGCCGCCAACGTGCAGATGCATGCCGCACTCCAGGCTGCTCACCGCCAACAGCTCCCCATCTATGCCGAATGTGGCGGGCTGATGTACCTCAGCGATGGCTTGACCGATAACGCAGGCGTGCGTCATTCCATGAGTGGCATTCTGCCTGGAGAGAGCCATATGGGGGAACGCCTGACTCGCTTCGGTTATTGCCAGTGGCAGGCCCGCACCGATACCTTGCTGGCGGCACGGGGCGAAACGCTGCGTGGTCATGAATTCCATTATTCCGATTTTACCTCCTCACTGCCGCCAGCGTTTGACTGTGCCAAATGGCGCGACGGCGTCGCAGTGCAGCGTTGGCGTGGGGGGTATCAGCTCGGCCATACCCAGGCCAGTTATCTGCACGTTCACTTTGCCCAGCGCCCAAGCATGCTGGAGCGTTGGTTAACCACCGCAAGGAGTGTGCTATGA
- the pocR gene encoding transcriptional regulator PocR, translated as MISASSLNSELINKIAQDFAQATGLAVVVVNIHGEEISGMFNFTSFCQLMRQDPVNHLRCRMSDRCGGLEASKSDEPCIYRCHAGLTDFSIPLVIAGHLVGFVLCGQVRLQQEVGLIDILNVDDCWQKDPELLNEFHNVQVMEYSRVIASADLLKLIVENCLKKHLNFVVIKDNNEAKEQAKSRQPNPHEAKMKKALRYIEAHLSEELRLEDVAAKVYLSPYYFSKLFKKYQGVGFNVWVNQQRMANAKEMLQHSDWSIASIAKNLGFSQTSYFCKVFRQTYNVTPQVFRTLTVEQRNLK; from the coding sequence ATGATTTCTGCCAGTTCACTCAACTCAGAACTCATAAATAAAATCGCCCAAGATTTTGCACAGGCTACGGGATTGGCCGTCGTAGTGGTGAATATCCACGGGGAGGAAATCTCCGGCATGTTCAACTTCACGTCATTTTGCCAACTGATGCGCCAGGATCCGGTTAATCACCTCCGTTGCCGCATGAGTGACCGCTGCGGTGGGCTTGAAGCATCAAAATCCGATGAACCCTGTATCTATCGTTGCCACGCTGGCTTGACGGATTTCTCCATCCCTTTGGTGATTGCTGGCCATCTGGTTGGCTTTGTGCTGTGCGGACAGGTCAGATTACAACAGGAGGTTGGGCTGATCGACATATTGAATGTGGATGACTGTTGGCAGAAAGATCCGGAGCTTTTGAACGAATTTCATAATGTTCAGGTAATGGAATACTCACGGGTGATTGCCTCGGCAGACTTGCTGAAACTGATCGTTGAAAACTGCCTGAAAAAACACCTGAATTTTGTGGTGATCAAAGACAATAACGAAGCCAAAGAACAGGCGAAGTCACGCCAACCCAATCCGCATGAGGCGAAAATGAAAAAGGCACTGCGCTATATCGAAGCGCATTTGTCCGAAGAGCTGCGCCTGGAAGATGTGGCTGCCAAGGTTTATCTCAGTCCCTACTATTTCAGTAAGTTATTCAAGAAATATCAGGGGGTCGGTTTTAACGTCTGGGTCAATCAACAACGGATGGCCAATGCCAAAGAAATGTTACAGCATAGCGACTGGAGTATCGCCAGTATTGCGAAAAATCTTGGGTTTTCGCAAACCAGCTATTTCTGTAAAGTGTTTCGCCAAACCTATAATGTCACACCGCAGGTATTCCGTACGTTGACGGTTGAACAACGTAATCTGAAGTAG
- a CDS encoding MIP/aquaporin family protein — translation MNDSLKAQCIAEFLGTGLFIFFGVGCLCAINVAGASFGLWEICIVWGLGISLAVYLTAAISGGHLNPAITIAMWLFACFPRNKVLGYCVSQIAGAFCGAALAYMLYQNLFADVEAAQHLMRGSLESLPLASTFATYPASAISVLQAAMVEVVITAILMCLIMALTDDGNGVPRGPLAPLLIGILVAVIGASMGPLTGFAMNPARDFGPRLFTFFAGWGKVAMTGGREIPYFIVPIVAPIIGACIGAAGYRYLIGKNLPCNACQLEEDKI, via the coding sequence ATGAATGATTCATTGAAAGCGCAATGCATTGCTGAATTTCTGGGAACCGGGCTGTTTATCTTTTTCGGCGTCGGGTGTCTATGTGCAATAAATGTGGCCGGGGCCAGTTTCGGCTTATGGGAAATCTGTATCGTATGGGGATTGGGGATTTCGCTGGCGGTTTATCTTACCGCTGCTATCTCCGGTGGCCATTTAAACCCGGCGATCACTATCGCCATGTGGCTGTTTGCCTGCTTCCCGCGCAACAAGGTGCTGGGATATTGTGTGTCGCAGATTGCGGGGGCCTTCTGCGGTGCCGCGTTGGCCTATATGCTTTACCAGAATCTGTTTGCAGATGTGGAAGCGGCGCAGCATCTGATGCGTGGCAGTCTGGAGAGCCTGCCACTGGCCAGTACTTTCGCCACTTATCCTGCCAGTGCCATCAGCGTGTTGCAGGCAGCGATGGTGGAAGTGGTGATTACCGCCATTCTGATGTGTCTGATCATGGCGCTGACCGACGACGGTAATGGGGTACCACGCGGGCCACTGGCGCCTTTGCTGATCGGCATTCTTGTCGCCGTTATCGGGGCTTCTATGGGGCCATTGACCGGGTTTGCCATGAATCCGGCGCGTGACTTCGGGCCCAGACTCTTCACTTTCTTTGCGGGTTGGGGAAAGGTGGCGATGACCGGTGGCCGGGAGATCCCGTATTTCATCGTGCCTATCGTCGCGCCAATCATTGGCGCTTGCATTGGCGCAGCAGGGTATCGTTATTTAATTGGTAAAAACCTGCCTTGTAATGCCTGTCAGTTAGAAGAGGATAAAATCTGA